One genomic segment of Desmodus rotundus isolate HL8 chromosome 5, HLdesRot8A.1, whole genome shotgun sequence includes these proteins:
- the ZNF408 gene encoding zinc finger protein 408 — protein MTVSGRSGEDDAHFRRREAFRPGMEVAAELLLEAERLHIAPEPSPDPGSGWSPSGEGCAQGLKDFPPWPTQAVHALKSLPRGLALGPSLMEKQRLGVWCVGEPLLPGVLWGPLEEEESVSEQKGKRLKPRQKKDVSLGPWGDVCACEQSSGWTSLVQRGRLEGEGNVAPVWISERLHLQVYRVVLPGFELLLWPRSPSEGPGPTQARPEEEAAVPAVTEVDSAVQREVVSPGEDAGEPCSDPGLQSPPSIQAESMVSSGLKPQTQDQLSQESQSPGPLSQGGSVDEEDPPQTQMPAEPQSSSTPQRGLKSREATSLSSAGGTQVYAHLVKMSHRPGDPCRPRAKTSEPTTQQDGEQHPSFSACLRSPPVPAGSSPKQGRRYRCGECGKAFLQLCHLKKHAFVHTGHKPFLCTECGKSYSSEESFKAHMLGHRGVRPFPCPQCDKAYGTRRDLREHQVVHSGARPFACDQCGKAFARRPSLRLHRKTHQVPAAPAPCPCPVCGRPLANQGSLRNHMRLHTGEKPFLCPHCGRAFRQRGSLRGHLRLHTGERPYRCPHCAGAFPQLPELRRHLISHTGEAHLCPVCGKALRDPHTLRAHERLHSGERPFPCPQCGRAYTLATKLRRHLKSHLADKPYRCPTCGMGYTLPQSLKRHQLSHQLGVPSNPPRVPPAVSEPAVVLLQTEPELLDTRDEQTVSPAQDVFEVTISESQEKCFVVPEEPGPAPSLVLIHKDVGFSTWAEVVEVETGT, from the exons ATGACTGTTTCCGGGAGGAGCGGAGAAGACGATGCTCACTTCCGGCGGAGAGAGGCTTTCCGACCCGGGATGGAGGTGGCGGCGGAGCTTCTGTTGGAAGCGGAGAGGCTGCACATCG CCCCGGAGCCGAGCCCGGACCCGGGCTCAGGATGGAGCCCGTCCGGAGAAGGTTGTGCCCAGGGCCTCAAAGACTTCCCGCCCTGGCCGACCCAAGCCGTCCACGCTCTAAAGAGCCTCCCACGGGGTTTAGCCCTTGGCCCATCACTGATGGAGAAACAGCGCTTGGGGGTCTGGTGTGTCGGGGAGCCTCTACTGCCGGGGGTGCTCTGGGGGCCGCTGGAAGAGGAGGAGTCCGTCTCCGAGCAGAAGGGCAAAAGATTGAAACCACGGCAGAAGAAG GATGTGTCACTAGGCCCATGGGGAGACGTGTGTGCTTGTGAGCAGAGTTCAGGCTGGACCAG TTTGGTGCAGCGGGGCAGGCTGGAGGGTGAGGGAAACGTGGCCCCGGTGTGGATCAGCGAGAGGCTCCACCTGCAGGTGTACCGGGTCGTGCTGCCAGGCTTTGAGCTGCTGTTGTGGCCCCGGTCCCCATCTGAGGGCCCGGGCCCCACTCAGGCCAGGCCAGAAGAAGAGGCAGCTGTGCCTGCGGTGACAGAAGTGGACTCTGCTGTACAACGGGAAGTGGTCTCTCCTGGGGAGGATGCAGGAGAGCCTTGCTCAG ACCCTGGTCTCCAGTCGCCACCCAGCATCCAGGCAGAGAGTATGGTGAGCTCCGGACTTAAACCCCAAACCCAGGACCAACTTTCCCAGGAGAGCCAATCACCTGGTCCATTGTCTCAGGGCGGCAGCGTGGATGAGGAGGACCCACCCCAGACGCAGATGCCAGCTGAGCCGCAGAGCAGCTCCACTCCCCAGCGGGGCCTCAAGAGCAGGGAGGCTACTTCCTTATCTTCTGCCGGCGGTACCCAGGTGTATGCTCACCTGGTCAAGATGTCACATAGGCCCGGTGACCCATGCCGACCCAGAGCAAAGACCTCAGAGCCCACCACCCAGCAGGATGGGGAGCAGCACCCCAGCTTCTCTGCATGCTTGCGGAGCCCTCCTGTCCCGGCAGGAAGCTCCCCGAAACAGGGGCGACGGTACCGGTGTGGGGAGTGTGGCAAAGCCTTCCTGCAGCTGTGCCACCTGAAGAAGCATGCATTTGTGCACACGGGCCACAAGCCCTTCCTTTGCACAGAGTGTGGCAAGAGCTACAGCTCAGAGGAGAGCTTCAAAGCCCACATGCTGGGCCACCGTGGGGTGCGGCCCTTTCCCTGCCCACAATGCGACAAGGCCTATGGCACCAGGCGAGACCTCAGAGAACACCAGGTTGTACATTCAGGTGCCCGACCCTTTGCTTGTGACCAGTGTGGCAAGGCCTTCGCCCGCCGGCCTTCCCTGAGACTGCATCGCAAGACCCATCAGGTgccagctgcccctgccccctgcccatgcCCTGTGTGTGGGCGGCCGCTGGCCAACCAGGGCTCCCTGCGGAACCACATGCGGCTCCACACAGGGGAAAAGCCCTTCCTGTGCCCGCACTGCGGCCGGGCGTTCCGCCAGCGGGGCAGCCTGCGTGGGCACCTGCGACTGCACACAGGGGAGCGCCCCTACCGCTGCCCGCACTGCGCTGGTGCCTTCCCCCAGCTGCCCGAACTGAGGCGCCACCTCATCTCCCACACCGGCGAGGCCCACTTGTGCCCCGTGTGCGGCAAGGCCCTCCGAGACCCACACACGCTGCGCGCTCATGAGCGCCTGCACTCAGGGGAGCGGCCCTTCCCGTGCCCCCAGTGCGGCCGTGCTTACACGTTGGCTACCAAGCTGAGGCGCCACCTCAAATCCCACCTGGCCGACAAGCCCTACCGCTGCCCCACCTGTGGCATGGGCTAtaccctcccccagagcctcaAGCGGCACCAGCTCAGTCACCAGCTGGGGGTGCCCTCCAACCCCCCTCGTGTGCCTCCTGCTGTTTCTGAGCCCGCTGTGGTCTTACTGCAGACTGAACCAGAATTGCTGGACACACGCGATGAACAGACCGTGTCCCCAGCCCAGGACGTCTTCGAGGTCACCATTTCTGAGAGCCAGGAGAAGTGCTTTGTGGTGCCGGAGGAgccgggccccgcccccagcctggtGCTCATCCATAAGGACGTGGGCTTTAGCACCTGGGCGGAAGTGGTggaggtggagacgggcacctga